One window of the Ananas comosus cultivar F153 linkage group 21, ASM154086v1, whole genome shotgun sequence genome contains the following:
- the LOC109726221 gene encoding uncharacterized protein LOC109726221 isoform X4 — translation MDFKSMSRKELQALCKEHRLPANTTNSIMAESLASLLQGSDKIKRKGCLKGSGGSSGDDGGGGRRPAKKVTFTLQEEVLRFGESKAIRSPEKRRSSRRRSVIGSELIDLSNGAEEMRSTRSRSATGSVSSSAVAEVERDRVSVGDSHLGRTQVRRRGNSKDEGEKLEKNEKTRRGETRKRSRGVDYSGEMCGHVGNSNLRGEEPPLRRSRRNLLKSENSLVANGSIRSGEGIESTDKLGQNASEISNGEDKNYSSVHQEDESLAVGRRKLQRKQKKTDTEAERDTETWPSKHEAPMRRSTRKVIVSNVLEKGNTSLAGGKRESKRSGARCASKRIATTSSEDEIPLSDVETEEETKTVVETNEGPRRSRRNASKHTVTGVEITLPVTEKGINGGIINGRKNLKKRHPSEVDVSTVVTENLIAKTANKVNTLQKQQSDEVVEEPFVEARVASCETFGEAEALEGHRLNEEPKRRSRRNISKYKLCAPADEITEKKREVKRTKAALLVQAIPVLESEADEVVDKATPQDDLSLNQDNDNSCQESIRNAVTNDASDHKLLEETPKMLDMNDEEGLVIVISGKKQSSQNPNKEAENCKYGDTVFLEESNTAEKLDGSINKQDNSEEMEYDDGEISIPRCLDTSYEIIETTVDDNVCLNPESVLDHDGVTEVDSETLSHVDMKDSASSADRKKLEEQINNQSAVQFVDAESGGSIFIVGGSCNSEVAINSQCTVIGHSEGFSSQTAPETCPLVDWKTTATSLSHDAVEAANGCSPTDTANDQDECLQPSNVAIISELGDYSEKLKRVRPQTGPCNVTPKTILSVERTRKICNRMKDSGQTQIIGEVGGSNARAAKDDVSTYNGDDMFVTSKTKVDSINLEEAEVRMNEDHTKLVGNEIACKPHIQDDDDGKYVNIDEISLDSRSPEFVNKDNWVAPGAQLQALETIYKMETEVSLVMAKCSPTASQENCDEIESSEFQGAINHDKRNDRNVVSMLEEKMKPVPFSSEMNVQNEFEEKKAMVKITNEIVGKTDCHESDKLPEVSDLLEISTSKVDELECRAADDLFSVKNRVTASSNKRKRQEVGADLGYTTSVDLRTSDNMPECDLTSIALEANGGVSIEKSKEAVHKTAPSSANTEMTTADEVTVTLELSSKKFLPENGEALGFLNERPNLSSMGAEFAGERDASVEERSIVNSMEAELLPENIEASEQSSFEISLIETKSFSGFIQQSCSLASCELTEHSAGISADNLRAKFEGNIEETSGTEQARNTPNDIMQTFEQDFVDYEENAESCSISKNVTEQNGTGTISEEQYENDIVDNHVTPGALLHTEEGKQSPLSGSTNLMSLSSSHFQVIDKPESPGNNNGGTAVEYSSTARHSLIGFKDFSAEIPENSLVDHGFALESINWESGKKDYHVNSGCEKSIASQPTADLRHTDEPDVGNNEVSEDRMKLVEKNAGCKNHDQCSDNDGKHGEIDEVSFDSMSQEFISETNWVAPGAHLPSLEALFCVEREVPAIMTDCSQTTTQEHSVDNDSCEFTGETANKSERSHKTVAPMESEKMTTVPFLLDTTVENEVEVQKNLADLASDCLEMIYVADDPPARIGLDLSANGDKSQEEGTNLGYGNSVDLKTSDEMEVSVTKKLCTEVVEPFDAVSCYKENTNQDFVEKPEEAIDKPTPQSAKTEMIITEEITVGKELDSEEQLQPQSSDIVDQSVGTVGDQCILNNSEAENVEATESSHGTSFVENRSISNLIQQDCGSDSRQVMEVSNSISVDNHASNLEETDSSQCQDRVEEICHQLPSVSILNAKKFGNTSCNSAITADKNKENTPAIKINHSNKRNVDKSTTKSLLRRPLQIIHSSKAELL, via the exons ATGGATTTCAAATCCATGAGTAGGAAAGAGCTCCAAGCGCTATGCAAGGAGCATCGCCTCCCCGCGAACACCACCAATTCGATCATGGCCGAGAGCCTCGCCTCGCTTCTCCAG GGTAGTGATAAGATTAAGCGGAAGGGTTGCTTGAAGGGCTCCGGCGGAAGCAGCGGCGATgatggcggaggagggaggcggCCTGCGAAGAAGGTCACCTTCACTTTACAAGAGGAGGTGCTTCGATTTGGGGAATCTAAAGCAATACGATCTCCCGAGAAGAGGAGATCTAGTCGTAGAAGATCTGTAATTGGTTCTGAACTAATCGATTTAAGTAATGGAGCGGAGGAGATGAGGAGTACAAGGTCGCGTTCCGCAACAGGTTCAGTTTCATCCTCTGCTGTGGCCGAGGTTGAGCGCGATCGTGTTTCGGTTGGAGATTCACATTTAGGAAGAACCCAAGTGAGGAGAAGGGGTAATTCAAAGGATGAAGGTGAGAAATtggagaaaaatgagaaaactAGGAGAGGTGAAACCCGTAAACGGAGCAGAGGTGTGGATTACAGTGGAGAAATGTGTGGTCATGTAGGAAATTCTAATCTTCGTGGAGAAGAGCCTCCTCTCCGGCGATCGAGGCGTAACCTTTTAAAATCTGAGAATTCTTTAGTAGCAAATGGGAGCATAAGATCTGGCGAAGGGATTGAATCTACGGACAAACTGGGGCAAAATGCTTCAGAAATTAGCAATGGCGAAGACAAGAACTACTCATCTGTGCACCAGGAAGATGAGAGTTTAGCAGTTGGAAGGAGAAAGTTGCAAAGAAAACAGAAGAAAACTGATACTGAAGCTGAAAGGGACACTGAAACTTGGCCCTCAAAACATGAAGCTCCTATGAGAAGATCAACACGGAAAGTTATAGTGTCTAATGTGCTTGAGAAGGGTAATACTTCATTAGCAGGCGGGAAAAGAGAATCAAAGAGATCAGGAGCTAGATGTGCCTCGAAAAGAATTGCTACTACAAGTTCTGAAGATGAAATTCCATTGTCTGATGTAGAAACTGAAGAGGAGACAAAAACAGTCGTGGAGACAAATGAAGGTCCGAGACGTTCAAGGCGCAATGCTTCAAAGCATACTGTAACTGGAGTTGAGATTACTCTTCCTGTCACCGAGAAAGGAATAAATGGTGGTATTATTAATGGTCGCAAAAACTTAAAGAAGCGTCATCCATCTGAAGTAGATGTCTCTACAGTTGTAACTGAGAATTTGATAGCTAAAACGGCGAATAAAGTGAACACATTGCAGAAGCAGCAGAGCGATGAAGTTGTAGAGGAGCCATTTGTAGAAGCTCGTGTTGCTAGTTGTGAAACTTTTGGAGAAGCTGAAGCTTTAGAAGGTCATAGACTAAATGAGGAGCCGAAAAGGCGTTCAAGGcgcaatatttcaaaatataagttATGTGCCCCTGCTGATGAGATTactgagaagaagagagaggtaAAAAGAACAAAAGCAGCTCTTTTGGTACAAGCCATTCCTGTCCTGGAGAGTGAAGCTGATGAGGTAGTTGACAAGGCAACACCGCAAGATGATCTTAGTCTCAATCAAGATAATGACAATTCCTGCCAAGAGAGCATCAGGAATGCTGTTACTAATGATGCATCAGATCATAAATTATTGGAAGAGACTCCTAAAATGTTGGACATGAATGATGAGGAGGGCTTGGTCATAGTAATTAGTGGTAAGAAACAATCAAGTCAGAATCCAAATAAAGAAGCTGAAAATTGTAAATACGGGGATACTGTTTTCTTAGAAGAGAGCAATACAGCTGAAAAGTTGGATGGATCAATTAATAAGCAGGATAACTCTGAGGAAATGGAATACGATGATGGAGAAATTTCTATCCCCAGGTGTCTTGATACATCTTATGAAATAATTGAGACTACTGTAGATGACAATGTATGTTTAAATCCTGAGTCTGTTCTGGATCATGATGGTGTAACAGAAGTTGATTCAGAAACTCTTTCTCATGTTGATATGAAGGATTCTGCTTCATCAGCTGATAGAAAGAAACTTGAAGAGCAGATCAATAATCAATCAGCTGTGCAGTTTGTTGATGCAGAATCTGGTGGATCGATCTTTATAGTGGGCGGTAGCTGTAACTCTGAAGTTGCCATTAATTCCCAATGTACTGTTATAGGGCATTCTGAAGGATTCTCATCACAAACTGCCCCTGAGACATGTCCATTGGTTGATTGGAAAACAACTGCTACAAGTTTAAGTCATGATGCTGTTGAAGCGGCTAACGGTTGCTCACCAACTGATACTGCTAATGATCAAG ATGAATGTCTTCAACCTTCAAATGTCGCCATTATCAGTGAATTGGGTGACTATTCAGAAAAGCTTAAGCGAGTCAGGCCTCAAACAGGGCCTTGTAATGTTACTCCAAAGACCATTCTATCTGTTGAAAGGACACGTAAAATATGTAATCGTATGAAGGACTCCGGTCAAACTCAAATTATTGGAGAGGTTGGTGGCTCTAATGCAAGAGCTGCAAAAGATGATGTCAGTACTTATAATGGAGATGACATGTTTGTTACATCTAAAACTAAGGTGGATTCAATAAATCTTGAAGAGGCTGAAGTCCGCATGAATGAAGATCACACAAAGCTGGTGGGAAATGAGATAGCTTGCAAGCCCCACATACAAGATGACGATGATG GGAAATATGTCAACATTGATGAGATTTCTTTGGATTCGAGGTCACCAGAATTCGTTAATAAAGATAATTGGGTTGCACCAGGTGCACAATTACAGGCATTGGAGACCATATATAAGATGGAAACTGAAGTCTCTTTGGTCATGGCCAAGTGTTCTCCTACCGCAAGTCAAGAGAACTGTGATGAGATTGAAAGTTCCGAGTTTCAAGGTGCAATCAATCATGACAAAAGAAATGACAGAAATGTGGTTTCAATGTTGGAAGAAAAGATGAAGCCTGTGCCATTTTCATCAGAAATGAATGTTCAAAATGAATTCGAAGAGAAGAAGGCTATGGTGAAAATTACCAATGAGATTGTTGGGAAGACAGATTGTCATGAATCAGACAAACTTCCTGAAGTGAGCGATTTATTGGAAATTTCTACTTCCAAAGTTGATGAATTAGAGTGTCGTG CTGCAGATGATCTTTTTTCTGTCAAAAATAGGGTAACTGCATCTAGTAATAAGCGTAAGAGACAGGAGGTAGGAGCGGACTTGGGTTATACAACTTCAGTGGATCTTAGAACTTCAGATAATATGCCGGAATGTGATTTAACTTCTATTGCATTAGAAGCTAATGGAGGAGTTTCTATAGAAAAGTCTAAGGAGGCTGTACATAAAACTGCTCCCAGTTCTGCTAATACTGAGATGACAACAGCTGATGAAGTCACAGTTACATTGGAACTCAGTAGCAAAAAATTCCTTCCTGAAAATGGAGAAGCATTAGGTTTTTTAAATGAACGGCCCAACTTGAGCTCTATGGGTGCTGAATTTGCTGGTGAAAGAGATGCATCAGTGGAAGAGAGAAGCATTGTCAACAGCATGGAAGCTGAATTATTACCTGAAAATATTGAAGCTAGCGAACAATCTTCTTTTGAAATTTCTTTGATCGAAACTAAAAGCTTTAGTGGTTTTATCCAGCAAAGTTGCAGCCTAGCTTCTTGTGAATTGACAGAACATTCAGCAGGAATCTCAGCTGATAACCTTCGAGCAAAGTTTGAGG GCAACATAGAAGAAACATCTGGCACTGAGCAAGCAAGGAACACACCAAATGATATAATGCAAACATTTGAGCAGGACTTTGTAGATTATGAAGAGAATGCTGAAAGTTGCAGCATCTCTAAGAATGTTACAGAGCAAAATGGTACAGGGACAATTTCAGAAGAACAATATGAGAATGATATAGTAGATAATCATGTTACACCTGGAGCACTATTACACACTGAAGAGGGCAAACAATCTCCCTTATCTGGTTCTACTAatctcatgtctctaagttcAAGTCACTTCCAAG TTATTGATAAACCTGAATCACCTGGAAATAATAATGGTGGAACAGCCGTTGAATATTCATCTACTGCAAGGCATTCATTAATTGGGTTCAAGGACTTTTCCGCTGAAATTCCAGAAAATTCTTTGGTAGATCATGGCTTTGCCCTCGAAAGTATTAACTGGGAGAGTGGGAAGAAAGACTATCATGTAAACAGTGGATGTGAAAAGTCTATTGCATCCCAACCAACAGCAGATTTGAGGCATACTGATGAGCCAGATGTTGGCAATAATGAGGTGAGCGAAGATCGCATGAAGCTAGTGGAAAAGAATGCAGGTTGCAAGAACCACGACCAGTGTAGTGACAATGATG GGAAACATGGCGAGATCGATGAGGTTTCATTTGATTCAATGTCACAAGAATTCATAAGCGAAACAAATTGGGTTGCTCCAGGTGCTCATTTACCTTCTTTGGAGGCCCTATTTTGTGTCGAAAGGGAAGTTCCTGCTATCATGACTGACTGTTCTCAGACAACAACTCAAGAGCACAGCGTTGACAATGATAGTTGTGAGTTTACAGGTGAAACTGCTAACAAGAGTGAAAGAAGTCACAAAACTGTAGCACCAATGGAGTCTGAAAAGATGACCACTGTTCCATTCTTATTAGACACCACTGTTGAAAATGAAGTCGAAGTACAAAAGAATCTTGCGGATCTCGCCAGCGATTGCCTTGAGATGATATATG TTGCAGATGATCCGCCTGCCAGAATAGGGCTAGATCTATCTGCTAATGGGGACAAGAGTCAGGAAGAAGGAACAAATCTGGGTTATGGAAATTCAGTGGATCTTAAGACTTCAGATGAAATGGAGGTATCAGTTACAAAGAAATTGTGTACCGAAGTAGTAGAGCCATTTGACGCAGTGAGTTGTTATAAGGAAAATACTAATCAAGATTTCGTAGAAAAACCTGAGGAGGCTATAGATAAACCCACTCCCCAGTCAGCTAAAACTGAGATGATTATAACCGAAGAAATAACAGTTGGTAAGGAACTTGACAGCGAAGAACAGTTGCAACCGCAAAGTTCTGATATTGTTGATCAAAGTGTTGGAACAGTTGGAGATCAATGCATTTTAAACAACAGCGAAGCTGAAAATGTTGAGGCTACTGAATCATCTCATGGGACTTCTTTTGTTGAAAATAGAAGCATCAGCAATTTGATTCAGCAGGATTGTGGTTCAGATTCTCGTCAAGTGATGGAAGTTTCAAATAGTATATCAGTTGATAACCATGCATCAAACCTTGAGG AAACAGATTCATCACAATGTCAAGATAGAGTGGAGGAAATATGCCACCAGTTGCCGAGTGTAAGCATACTTAATGCAAAGAAATTCGGTAATACAAGTTGCAATAGTGCAATTACCGCAGACAAAAACAAGGAGAATACCCCAGCTATCAAAATAAATCATTCAAACAAGCGCAACGTGGATAAATCAACAACAAAGAGTTTGTTGAGACGGCCACTACAGATTATTCATAGCAGTAAGGCAGAACTGTTATGA
- the LOC109726221 gene encoding uncharacterized protein LOC109726221 isoform X3 — protein MDFKSMSRKELQALCKEHRLPANTTNSIMAESLASLLQGSDKIKRKGCLKGSGGSSGDDGGGGRRPAKKVTFTLQEEVLRFGESKAIRSPEKRRSSRRRSVIGSELIDLSNGAEEMRSTRSRSATGSVSSSAVAEVERDRVSVGDSHLGRTQVRRRGNSKDEGEKLEKNEKTRRGETRKRSRGVDYSGEMCGHVGNSNLRGEEPPLRRSRRNLLKSENSLVANGSIRSGEGIESTDKLGQNASEISNGEDKNYSSVHQEDESLAVGRRKLQRKQKKTDTEAERDTETWPSKHEAPMRRSTRKVIVSNVLEKGNTSLAGGKRESKRSGARCASKRIATTSSEDEIPLSDVETEEETKTVVETNEGPRRSRRNASKHTVTGVEITLPVTEKGINGGIINGRKNLKKRHPSEVDVSTVVTENLIAKTANKVNTLQKQQSDEVVEEPFVEARVASCETFGEAEALEGHRLNEEPKRRSRRNISKYKLCAPADEITEKKREVKRTKAALLVQAIPVLESEADEVVDKATPQDDLSLNQDNDNSCQESIRNAVTNDASDHKLLEETPKMLDMNDEEGLVIVISGKKQSSQNPNKEAENCKYGDTVFLEESNTAEKLDGSINKQDNSEEMEYDDGEISIPRCLDTSYEIIETTVDDNVCLNPESVLDHDGVTEVDSETLSHVDMKDSASSADRKKLEEQINNQSAVQFVDAESGGSIFIVGGSCNSEVAINSQCTVIGHSEGFSSQTAPETCPLVDWKTTATSLSHDAVEAANGCSPTDTANDQDECLQPSNVAIISELGDYSEKLKRVRPQTGPCNVTPKTILSVERTRKICNRMKDSGQTQIIGEVGGSNARAAKDDVSTYNGDDMFVTSKTKVDSINLEEAEVRMNEDHTKLVGNEIACKPHIQDDDDGKYVNIDEISLDSRSPEFVNKDNWVAPGAQLQALETIYKMETEVSLVMAKCSPTASQENCDEIESSEFQGAINHDKRNDRNVVSMLEEKMKPVPFSSEMNVQNEFEEKKAMVKITNEIVGKTDCHESDKLPEVSDLLEISTSKVDELECRAADDLFSVKNRVTASSNKRKRQEVGADLGYTTSVDLRTSDNMPECDLTSIALEANGGVSIEKSKEAVHKTAPSSANTEMTTADEVTVTLELSSKKFLPENGEALGFLNERPNLSSMGAEFAGERDASVEERSIVNSMEAELLPENIEASEQSSFEISLIETKSFSGFIQQSCSLASCELTEHSAGISADNLRAKFEAAETQKKLDKTIEKLFLVLSTLKDGNIEETSGTEQARNTPNDIMQTFEQDFVDYEENAESCSISKNVTEQNGTGTISEEQYENDIVDNHVTPGALLHTEEGKQSPLSGSTNLMSLSSSHFQVIDKPESPGNNNGGTAVEYSSTARHSLIGFKDFSAEIPENSLVDHGFALESINWESGKKDYHVNSGCEKSIASQPTADLRHTDEPDVGNNEVSEDRMKLVEKNAGCKNHDQCSDNDGKHGEIDEVSFDSMSQEFISETNWVAPGAHLPSLEALFCVEREVPAIMTDCSQTTTQEHSVDNDSCEFTGETANKSERSHKTVAPMESEKMTTVPFLLDTTVENEVEVQKNLADLASDCLEMIYVADDPPARIGLDLSANGDKSQEEGTNLGYGNSVDLKTSDEMEVSVTKKLCTEVVEPFDAVSCYKENTNQDFVEKPEEAIDKPTPQSAKTEMIITEEITVGKELDSEEQLQPQSSDIVDQSVGTVGDQCILNNSEAENVEATESSHGTSFVENRSISNLIQQDCGSDSRQVMEVSNSISVDNHASNLEETDSSQCQDRVEEICHQLPSVSILNAKKFGNTSCNSAITADKNKENTPAIKINHSNKRNVDKSTTKSLLRRPLQIIHSSKAELL, from the exons ATGGATTTCAAATCCATGAGTAGGAAAGAGCTCCAAGCGCTATGCAAGGAGCATCGCCTCCCCGCGAACACCACCAATTCGATCATGGCCGAGAGCCTCGCCTCGCTTCTCCAG GGTAGTGATAAGATTAAGCGGAAGGGTTGCTTGAAGGGCTCCGGCGGAAGCAGCGGCGATgatggcggaggagggaggcggCCTGCGAAGAAGGTCACCTTCACTTTACAAGAGGAGGTGCTTCGATTTGGGGAATCTAAAGCAATACGATCTCCCGAGAAGAGGAGATCTAGTCGTAGAAGATCTGTAATTGGTTCTGAACTAATCGATTTAAGTAATGGAGCGGAGGAGATGAGGAGTACAAGGTCGCGTTCCGCAACAGGTTCAGTTTCATCCTCTGCTGTGGCCGAGGTTGAGCGCGATCGTGTTTCGGTTGGAGATTCACATTTAGGAAGAACCCAAGTGAGGAGAAGGGGTAATTCAAAGGATGAAGGTGAGAAATtggagaaaaatgagaaaactAGGAGAGGTGAAACCCGTAAACGGAGCAGAGGTGTGGATTACAGTGGAGAAATGTGTGGTCATGTAGGAAATTCTAATCTTCGTGGAGAAGAGCCTCCTCTCCGGCGATCGAGGCGTAACCTTTTAAAATCTGAGAATTCTTTAGTAGCAAATGGGAGCATAAGATCTGGCGAAGGGATTGAATCTACGGACAAACTGGGGCAAAATGCTTCAGAAATTAGCAATGGCGAAGACAAGAACTACTCATCTGTGCACCAGGAAGATGAGAGTTTAGCAGTTGGAAGGAGAAAGTTGCAAAGAAAACAGAAGAAAACTGATACTGAAGCTGAAAGGGACACTGAAACTTGGCCCTCAAAACATGAAGCTCCTATGAGAAGATCAACACGGAAAGTTATAGTGTCTAATGTGCTTGAGAAGGGTAATACTTCATTAGCAGGCGGGAAAAGAGAATCAAAGAGATCAGGAGCTAGATGTGCCTCGAAAAGAATTGCTACTACAAGTTCTGAAGATGAAATTCCATTGTCTGATGTAGAAACTGAAGAGGAGACAAAAACAGTCGTGGAGACAAATGAAGGTCCGAGACGTTCAAGGCGCAATGCTTCAAAGCATACTGTAACTGGAGTTGAGATTACTCTTCCTGTCACCGAGAAAGGAATAAATGGTGGTATTATTAATGGTCGCAAAAACTTAAAGAAGCGTCATCCATCTGAAGTAGATGTCTCTACAGTTGTAACTGAGAATTTGATAGCTAAAACGGCGAATAAAGTGAACACATTGCAGAAGCAGCAGAGCGATGAAGTTGTAGAGGAGCCATTTGTAGAAGCTCGTGTTGCTAGTTGTGAAACTTTTGGAGAAGCTGAAGCTTTAGAAGGTCATAGACTAAATGAGGAGCCGAAAAGGCGTTCAAGGcgcaatatttcaaaatataagttATGTGCCCCTGCTGATGAGATTactgagaagaagagagaggtaAAAAGAACAAAAGCAGCTCTTTTGGTACAAGCCATTCCTGTCCTGGAGAGTGAAGCTGATGAGGTAGTTGACAAGGCAACACCGCAAGATGATCTTAGTCTCAATCAAGATAATGACAATTCCTGCCAAGAGAGCATCAGGAATGCTGTTACTAATGATGCATCAGATCATAAATTATTGGAAGAGACTCCTAAAATGTTGGACATGAATGATGAGGAGGGCTTGGTCATAGTAATTAGTGGTAAGAAACAATCAAGTCAGAATCCAAATAAAGAAGCTGAAAATTGTAAATACGGGGATACTGTTTTCTTAGAAGAGAGCAATACAGCTGAAAAGTTGGATGGATCAATTAATAAGCAGGATAACTCTGAGGAAATGGAATACGATGATGGAGAAATTTCTATCCCCAGGTGTCTTGATACATCTTATGAAATAATTGAGACTACTGTAGATGACAATGTATGTTTAAATCCTGAGTCTGTTCTGGATCATGATGGTGTAACAGAAGTTGATTCAGAAACTCTTTCTCATGTTGATATGAAGGATTCTGCTTCATCAGCTGATAGAAAGAAACTTGAAGAGCAGATCAATAATCAATCAGCTGTGCAGTTTGTTGATGCAGAATCTGGTGGATCGATCTTTATAGTGGGCGGTAGCTGTAACTCTGAAGTTGCCATTAATTCCCAATGTACTGTTATAGGGCATTCTGAAGGATTCTCATCACAAACTGCCCCTGAGACATGTCCATTGGTTGATTGGAAAACAACTGCTACAAGTTTAAGTCATGATGCTGTTGAAGCGGCTAACGGTTGCTCACCAACTGATACTGCTAATGATCAAG ATGAATGTCTTCAACCTTCAAATGTCGCCATTATCAGTGAATTGGGTGACTATTCAGAAAAGCTTAAGCGAGTCAGGCCTCAAACAGGGCCTTGTAATGTTACTCCAAAGACCATTCTATCTGTTGAAAGGACACGTAAAATATGTAATCGTATGAAGGACTCCGGTCAAACTCAAATTATTGGAGAGGTTGGTGGCTCTAATGCAAGAGCTGCAAAAGATGATGTCAGTACTTATAATGGAGATGACATGTTTGTTACATCTAAAACTAAGGTGGATTCAATAAATCTTGAAGAGGCTGAAGTCCGCATGAATGAAGATCACACAAAGCTGGTGGGAAATGAGATAGCTTGCAAGCCCCACATACAAGATGACGATGATG GGAAATATGTCAACATTGATGAGATTTCTTTGGATTCGAGGTCACCAGAATTCGTTAATAAAGATAATTGGGTTGCACCAGGTGCACAATTACAGGCATTGGAGACCATATATAAGATGGAAACTGAAGTCTCTTTGGTCATGGCCAAGTGTTCTCCTACCGCAAGTCAAGAGAACTGTGATGAGATTGAAAGTTCCGAGTTTCAAGGTGCAATCAATCATGACAAAAGAAATGACAGAAATGTGGTTTCAATGTTGGAAGAAAAGATGAAGCCTGTGCCATTTTCATCAGAAATGAATGTTCAAAATGAATTCGAAGAGAAGAAGGCTATGGTGAAAATTACCAATGAGATTGTTGGGAAGACAGATTGTCATGAATCAGACAAACTTCCTGAAGTGAGCGATTTATTGGAAATTTCTACTTCCAAAGTTGATGAATTAGAGTGTCGTG CTGCAGATGATCTTTTTTCTGTCAAAAATAGGGTAACTGCATCTAGTAATAAGCGTAAGAGACAGGAGGTAGGAGCGGACTTGGGTTATACAACTTCAGTGGATCTTAGAACTTCAGATAATATGCCGGAATGTGATTTAACTTCTATTGCATTAGAAGCTAATGGAGGAGTTTCTATAGAAAAGTCTAAGGAGGCTGTACATAAAACTGCTCCCAGTTCTGCTAATACTGAGATGACAACAGCTGATGAAGTCACAGTTACATTGGAACTCAGTAGCAAAAAATTCCTTCCTGAAAATGGAGAAGCATTAGGTTTTTTAAATGAACGGCCCAACTTGAGCTCTATGGGTGCTGAATTTGCTGGTGAAAGAGATGCATCAGTGGAAGAGAGAAGCATTGTCAACAGCATGGAAGCTGAATTATTACCTGAAAATATTGAAGCTAGCGAACAATCTTCTTTTGAAATTTCTTTGATCGAAACTAAAAGCTTTAGTGGTTTTATCCAGCAAAGTTGCAGCCTAGCTTCTTGTGAATTGACAGAACATTCAGCAGGAATCTCAGCTGATAACCTTCGAGCAAAGTTTGAGG CTGCAGAGACGCAGAAGAAACTGGATAAAACAATAGAGAAACTGTTTCTGGTGTTGTCTACCCTAAAAGATG GCAACATAGAAGAAACATCTGGCACTGAGCAAGCAAGGAACACACCAAATGATATAATGCAAACATTTGAGCAGGACTTTGTAGATTATGAAGAGAATGCTGAAAGTTGCAGCATCTCTAAGAATGTTACAGAGCAAAATGGTACAGGGACAATTTCAGAAGAACAATATGAGAATGATATAGTAGATAATCATGTTACACCTGGAGCACTATTACACACTGAAGAGGGCAAACAATCTCCCTTATCTGGTTCTACTAatctcatgtctctaagttcAAGTCACTTCCAAG TTATTGATAAACCTGAATCACCTGGAAATAATAATGGTGGAACAGCCGTTGAATATTCATCTACTGCAAGGCATTCATTAATTGGGTTCAAGGACTTTTCCGCTGAAATTCCAGAAAATTCTTTGGTAGATCATGGCTTTGCCCTCGAAAGTATTAACTGGGAGAGTGGGAAGAAAGACTATCATGTAAACAGTGGATGTGAAAAGTCTATTGCATCCCAACCAACAGCAGATTTGAGGCATACTGATGAGCCAGATGTTGGCAATAATGAGGTGAGCGAAGATCGCATGAAGCTAGTGGAAAAGAATGCAGGTTGCAAGAACCACGACCAGTGTAGTGACAATGATG GGAAACATGGCGAGATCGATGAGGTTTCATTTGATTCAATGTCACAAGAATTCATAAGCGAAACAAATTGGGTTGCTCCAGGTGCTCATTTACCTTCTTTGGAGGCCCTATTTTGTGTCGAAAGGGAAGTTCCTGCTATCATGACTGACTGTTCTCAGACAACAACTCAAGAGCACAGCGTTGACAATGATAGTTGTGAGTTTACAGGTGAAACTGCTAACAAGAGTGAAAGAAGTCACAAAACTGTAGCACCAATGGAGTCTGAAAAGATGACCACTGTTCCATTCTTATTAGACACCACTGTTGAAAATGAAGTCGAAGTACAAAAGAATCTTGCGGATCTCGCCAGCGATTGCCTTGAGATGATATATG TTGCAGATGATCCGCCTGCCAGAATAGGGCTAGATCTATCTGCTAATGGGGACAAGAGTCAGGAAGAAGGAACAAATCTGGGTTATGGAAATTCAGTGGATCTTAAGACTTCAGATGAAATGGAGGTATCAGTTACAAAGAAATTGTGTACCGAAGTAGTAGAGCCATTTGACGCAGTGAGTTGTTATAAGGAAAATACTAATCAAGATTTCGTAGAAAAACCTGAGGAGGCTATAGATAAACCCACTCCCCAGTCAGCTAAAACTGAGATGATTATAACCGAAGAAATAACAGTTGGTAAGGAACTTGACAGCGAAGAACAGTTGCAACCGCAAAGTTCTGATATTGTTGATCAAAGTGTTGGAACAGTTGGAGATCAATGCATTTTAAACAACAGCGAAGCTGAAAATGTTGAGGCTACTGAATCATCTCATGGGACTTCTTTTGTTGAAAATAGAAGCATCAGCAATTTGATTCAGCAGGATTGTGGTTCAGATTCTCGTCAAGTGATGGAAGTTTCAAATAGTATATCAGTTGATAACCATGCATCAAACCTTGAGG AAACAGATTCATCACAATGTCAAGATAGAGTGGAGGAAATATGCCACCAGTTGCCGAGTGTAAGCATACTTAATGCAAAGAAATTCGGTAATACAAGTTGCAATAGTGCAATTACCGCAGACAAAAACAAGGAGAATACCCCAGCTATCAAAATAAATCATTCAAACAAGCGCAACGTGGATAAATCAACAACAAAGAGTTTGTTGAGACGGCCACTACAGATTATTCATAGCAGTAAGGCAGAACTGTTATGA